GGAGGCCGAAGGCGGCCGCGGCGGAAGTCGCTCGCGGCCGCCCGGCCCGACGCGGCAAGGGACGCCCGCTCGGGGTGGGCGGACGTCCCGTAGAGGCTCAGTGGCCGTGGGGGTTGAGGCTGCTGAGGGCGGGGATGCCGTTGACGGTGAAGTGGATGGCCGCCATCAGCAGGCCGACGCAGACGAGGGTCACAAGGATCTTGCGGTTACGGCTCATGGTGGTAGGTCCTCCGGGACGGGTCCTGCGGATCGGAGTGGGTGTTAGAGGCTGACGAGGGCTTCGCGTACGGTCGTCCGCGTGGCGCGTCGGGCGGCTGCGACGCCTGCCGCCGCGGCGCCGGCCAGGGTGAGCAGGCTCCACAGCACCAGTGCGGGGAACGAGAAAACGAAGGGGAGGTCCTGTCGGAATGCCTGAGTGCCGATGAAGTCCCCGAACACCCGGGTCAGGGGCAGGGTTACGACCGTCGCGAGGAGCAGGCTGAGCGTGGCCGTCAGGACGCCTTCGGTGACGACGACTGCGCGGATCGCGGAGGCGGTGGCGCCGAGCGTGCGGAGGACGCCGAACTCCCTGGTGCGCTCCAGGACGCTGGTGCTCAACGCGGAGGCGAGGCCCAGCAATCCGACGAAACCCATCACGACCGCGAGGGCGATCAGGGCATCGGCCAGGACCAGGACGTGCCCGTCCAGCGCCACGCGCAGGGTGTCGATGGTGGTGGCCTGTTGAATGCCCGTGCCCGCTCTGGTCAGGGCGTCGTCCAGCCGGTCGAGGACCACCTGCCGGCTCACGGCGTCGTGGCGGTCGGTGACGACGCGCAGCATCTCGGTCCGGCCGGGGGTACCGGTGACAGTGGCGAAGTCGCGGTCCGTCACGTAGGCCGCGCCGAGGGTGCCGAAGTCGGAGACGATGCCCACCACTCGACGAGTGACGGGGTGCCCGGCGACCGTGACGGTGACGGTGTCGCCGACCGTTGTGCCGGGTGCCTGCTGCGCGGGCACCAGGCTGTTCAGCACGACGGCGTCGGTGTCGTCGGGGCGCAGCCACCGGCCGGCCACGAGCGGCAGGCGCGTCAGGCGAGTGTCGGCGGGTGGCGCCAACACGGTGAAGCTGTCGTGGGCTTCGTCGGGGTAGACGTGCGCCACGTCGATGCGGCCGGCGGTGTGGACGGTGGCCGCGGTGCGGCCCCACGCCTCGGCGTCCGACACGCCTTGGGTCGCGCGTGCCAGTGCCGTGAGTCGGTCGGCGGGGTAGGGCTTGTCGAGCCGTATCTCGATGTCGTAGTGGCGTTGGCCGATGCTTTGGGCGACCAGGGAGCTCCAACCGCCCGCGGTGTTCAGGCCGGTGAGGAACATGGTGCCGGCGACGGCGAGCAGTCCGACGCTGAGGACCAGGCGCCCGCGGCGCCGGAACATGTTGCGCAGGGCCATCATCTGGGTCCGGCTGGGGCCGCGCAGGCGGGTGAGGACCCGATCGAGGAGGCCGCCCGGGGCGGCGGAGTCGGCCCCGTGGTCGTCGATGGCCTGGCGCACGGTGATGCGGCTGCCCCTCAGCAGCGGCACGAGGGCCACCAGCAGGGGTACGCCGATTCCGGCGCCGAGCGCGACGGCGTACACCCAGGCGGGCACGGACTCGGTGGTGATGTCGAGGTTGAGCAGACGGGCACCCTGCTCGGCCAGGGCACGTCCCAGGGCGAGTCCGGGTACGAGCGCGAGTGCGGTGGCGGTGACCGCGATGGCGGCGGCCAGTGCCAGGTACGTCCGCAGTATCTGTCCGGTGCGGGCGCCGACCGCCTTCATCGCCCCGATCTGCCGGATCTGTGCGGTGAGCATGCCGCCGAGCATGGTGGCGACCAGGATCGAGGCCAGCAGCAGCGCCATGAGCCCGAACGCCAGGAGCACGAAGCCGACCATGACCATCTGCCCCTGGTGGGGATGCCGGCCCGGTGGCGGGATGTCGATGCTGCTGACCGGATGGCCCAGTGCTTTCAACCGGGTGGCGACGCGCTGCGCAGTGCGGTCGATGGTCGGGGAGCTGGTGGACACCGTGGAGTGGTCGCCGACGACGATGCGCAGTTGGTCCAGGGTCGGGGGCCGGCCCAGGAAGGTCAGAGCGGTGGTGGTGGCGTAGCCGTAAGCGGTCTGCTCCTGCGCGGCCGGGGCGACTCCGCCGTCGTGCACCGAACCGGCCACCGTCATGGGGGTCGGTGTGCCACCGGGTGCCTCGACCGTCACGCGCTGACCGGGGCTCACCCCCAGGAACGCGAGGGCGGTGCGCTCCAGCAGCAGCGTTCCCTTGGGCGGGGGCCAGCTTCCGCTCTCCACGGCGACGGTGTTGATCCGCTGGGGATCGGCCCGGTCGGCGGTGAAGAGCACCATGGTGCGCCATGGCCCGTCACCGACCTTGACGCGGGCCTGGAGGGTGCCGCGGGCCGTGGCGTCCAGGACGCCGGGCTCGGCGCGTACGGCGGACAGGACGGCCGCGCCCACGCCGCCCGGGATGTGCAGGGTGGCCGAAGCAGGCCGGGTGGCCTGGTAGTTGCGGGTGATCTCCCGGCCGATGATCGCCCGGGCGGAGAGAAAGGCGGTGACCGCGAGCACGCTGACCGCGATCGCGATCGTCATCATCGCGACCCTGGAGCGGGTGGCCCACACGTCGCGCCCCAGTTTCCGCAGGCGCAGTCGGGTCACGAGGCCACGTCCTGTCGTGCGCTCCGGGTCGCCGTGTCCTTGAGGACCCGCCCGTCGGCGAGGGTGATCTGCCGGGTGGCATGGCGCGACAGGTCGCGTTCGTGGGTGACCATGAGCACGGTCCGGCCTTCTGCCGCCAGGTGAGCGAAGAGGTCCAGCACACTGTCGGAAGTGGCCGAGTCCAGGTTTCCGGTCGGTTCGTCGGCCAGTAGCACGGGAGGTTCGTTCGCCAGGGCCCGCGCGATCGCGGCGCGCTGCTGCTGTCCGCCCGAGAGCGCCGAAGGCAGTTTGTCCGCCTGTTCGCGGATGCCGACCTCGGCCAGCAGTTCCAGCGCCCGGCCGCGGCGCTGCCGCGCCGGGAAGGTGTGGCACAAATCCATCGGCAGCATCACGTTCTCCGCCACGGTCAGGGTGGGCAGCAGTTGGAAGAACTGGAAGACCAGGCCGATACACCTGCCTCGCCAGGCGGCGAGCTGCGAGCCCCGGAGCGTGTGGACGGCCGTACCCGCCAGAAGGATCTCTCCGGCCGTGGGCCGGTCGATCCCGGCCAGCAGGTTCAGCAGCGTGGTCTTGCCGCTGCCCGACCGCCCCACCACGGCGACGAACTCCCCTGCGGCGACCCGCAGGTCGACCCCGCCGAGCGCAGTGACCTCACCTGAGGGCAGCGGATAGGTCTTGACGAGCCCGCGAGCGGCGATCACTGGATCGCCTGCGGAGTTTTCCCTCGGGCGTGTCATACGGCACCACCTCATCCTTGTCGCAGTTTCTGGACGCCTGTTCACTAACGGATTAAGGTCCAGAAACGTGAGCCGGACAAGAAGCAGGCCGCGGCGCAGTGTGCCGAACCGGACAGCACTCGACGGCAGCGTCCAGAAACAGGAGGGTGACGATGGTCACAAGGCTCGACCGCAGGGTCCGTCGCACGCAGCAGGCACTCCAGCGCGCCCTTCTCCAGCTCATGGCGGAGAAGGGCTATGAGAGCGTGACGATCCAGGACATCATCGACCGCGCCGACGTCGGCCGCTCCACCTTCTACAACCACTACGCGAACAAGGACGAACTGCTCAAGGACGGCTTCGCCGACCTCCGTTCCCTGATCGACAGGGCTTCACCGAGCGGTGCAGCGGCACCCGATCGGGGCGCCCTGCGTTTCAGTCTGCCGTTCCTGCAGCACATCCACGAGCAACGCACCCTCGCCCAGGCCATCTTCACCGAGAGCGGCCTGCGCCTGGTGCTGAAGCACATCGAGGAACTGCTCGCCGACGTCGTCCGCGACGAGATCCCCGCCACCCCGCCTCACGGAGTGCCACGCGAGGCGGTCGTCCGCTTCGTCGTCGCCTCCCATCTGGCCTGCCTGCAGTGGTGGCTCACCGAGAGCCCGGACAGCACGCCGGAGGAGATCGACGAGATCTTCCGCACGCTGACGCAGCCAGGCATCGAGGCCGACGGACAGTGACCGATGTCCCGGCGGAGTCCGGGGCGGGGCGGACGGGCGCAGGAACCGTCCAGGGCGCCAGGCCAGTGCGCTCCCTCCGGGGGGTGAGTGGGCGTCTAAGAGTCGTCGAGACCGAGGCCGTAGTACATCTGGTCGGCGATCCAGGCGGTGTACTCCTCCTCGCTCCAGCCGCACGCCCCGATCAGGGAGCGGCAGTGGGAAGGATCGTTGAACACCCACACGACGTCCACGGCGCGCCGATCGAGGCCGGGCGGCCGGGCCTCAAGGGCCTCGATGAGATCGATCACCATGGTGGCTCCCGCGCCGGTTGCGCTGCATCGCCTCCCACAGGTCGGCCAACTCGGGACCTTCGTCGGCGGCCCGACGCACCACCTCGAAGACCTCCACGGCGCGCCCGCCGATGATGCGGCAGACCTCGGCGTAGGCGTTCAGGATCGCCTGCGGAGTCCGTCCTCGCCGCACGGGCCGGAGCCTGTCCGTCATGGACAAGGACCGTGTGCTCCAGTGGTACCCGCCGCTGGCCGCCCAGCCGGCCGGGCTCCAGCCGTTCCAGTCGGCACCGATACAGCTCGCCACCGGAGGCCAGGCCGACTTCGAGATCGTTCCGCCGGAGAGCCGGCGCTACCAAGTGGGCACGTTCGGCAACAGCGACGTCGTCCTGGCCCTGTTCGAGGAGACCGCCGACGGTCTGCGGTACGTCTCCGCCGACGACGACAGCGGACAGGACCGCAACGGACGCCTCGATGTCAGGCTCGTGAAAGATCACCGCTATATCGCCCGGACTCGCCTGTACTCCAGCTGGGGCAGCGGCTCGGTCGCGCTCATGTACTGGTGAGCGACCACCGCCGCCCCGGCGCCGGGAACACCCACCGATGGCTTTGGCGCGCATTCCCATAGCTGCCGGGCTGAACGGGCGGCGGCCCGACGGCGCGAAGAACCGCCCGGACCAGGTCGCGCGGAAAGCAGGGAAATGCTCTCCTGGAAGGAGCCGCAGGAGAACACGTCGATGCGCCACAGCCGGAGTTCCGCTGTCGTAGCCGGCCGGTCGGTCGCCCCGACCGGACCGGGTGGAGGTCTGCTGCCCACGCGGGATCTCGCGGCGGCCTGGTTCCTGGTGATTCTGATCGCGGTGCCCGCCTGGGTGCTGACGATCGGCCAAGCCCGGGACATGGGGATCGAGCCCGGCACGATGGGGATGGCGCTGCCGCTGTTCCTGGTGCTGTGGGTGACGATGATGGCGGCCATGATGCTGCCGTCCATGGCGCCCGTGGCGATCACCTGGGTGCGGGGCATCGGCCGACAGTCCTCCGGCTGGACCCGGACCGCTCGTACCGGCGAGTTCGCCGCCGGATATCTGCTGGTGTGGACGGCGTTCGGGCTGCTCGCCTACGCAGCGCTGGCCTTCACCGGCGCCCTCGTCGACGATCACCCCACGGCCGGTCGCTGGATCGGCTCCGTCGCCTTCCTGCTCGCGGGCCTCTACCAGCTGGGACCCCTGAAGAACGTCTGCCTGCGGCACTGCCGCGACCCCCTTGCCCACCTGGTGCACTACTCCGGCTTCCGAGGACCGGCCCGCGACCTGCGGGTGGGCCTCCACCATGGCGTCTACTGCGTCGGCTGCTGCGCCGGCCTGATGGTCGTTCTCGTGCCTTTGGGGGTGATGAACGTGGCGGCGATGGCCGGGCTGGCCGTGGTGATCTTCGTGGAAAAGCTCTGGTCCCGGGGCCTGCACCTCGCCCGCGGCGTGGGCGTCGTATTCCTGATCCTGGCCGTGCTCGCGCCCTTCCAGGACTGGCTGCTGCCGGGACTGCGCGACTCGATGCCACTGATGGACATGTGATCCCCTCCGGACGGTTCCGCACCGGGGACCGGAGGTGCAAGCTGGAAGGGAGACCGTCTCCCGATCCCGGGACCGGGCTCGGCACACGCGGTCTCGCCACTCCGAGTGGGCCCCTGGGGCTCGGCAGGAGGGAAGCGAGATGACTGAGCAAGCCACCCCTGCGACGCGCTGGCACATCACCGGCGACTGGTTCGATGTGTGCAAGTGCGCCATACCGTGCCCCTGCACGTTCGCGCAGCCCCCGACCTACGGCGACTGCGAGGGGGTACTGGCCTGGCACATCAGAGAAGGCCACTACGGTGACGTCCGGCTCGACGACCTCAACGTCCTGATGCTCGCCTCCTTCACGGGCAACATCTGGTCGGGCGAACACACCGACCCGTACGGCGCGGTCTTCCTGGACGAACGTGCCGACGAACCACAACGCGGTGCACTCGGGGCCGTCTTCGGGGGGCAGGCAGGCGGCTGGCCGGCCCAGTTCGTGGAGATGTTCCACGGCGAGATGCGCGGCATGGACTTCACACCCGTCCGAATCGAGATCGACGAGGACCTGGCGGGCTGGCGCGCCGAGATACCCGGCCGGGTCACGGCCACCGCCGAGGCGCTCGCCGGACCGACATCTCCCGACGGAGCGCGCGTCCAGCTCCACAACGCCCCGGGCGCCGAGGTCGGGCCAGGCCAGGTCGCCACGTGGGGCCGGGCCACCGTCGACCGCGCGGACGCGTTCGGCTTCTCCTGGGACCGCTCCGGCAAGTCGAGCAAACACTTCCCCTTCGACTGGAGCGGCCCCGACTGACGCCCCGCTCCCCCGGACCGGCTCAGGCACGACCCTGAGCGGCCTGCTCGGCCTCCTCGCTGCTGAACGTACTCGGCCGTCTCCCCGTACGACGCCTCGTACGTCGGCCGGGATCACCTACGAGGGCAGGGTCCAATTCTGGTTGGGCGCACCGGTGCAGGACCAGATCTGCAGCCGCGTTCCGTCGGCCGAACTCTGTCCAGTGGCATCAAGGCACTTGCCGGACTGCGGGTTGAGCAGTGCCCCGTTCGCTTGTGGCTGCCAGGTTTGCGAGCCGGTGCCGTTGCAGTCGTACAACTGGACCTTGGTTCCGTTCGCCGTGCCGGCTGCCGTGACGTCCATGCACTTGCCCAGCGCGGTCAACGTGCCCGAGCCGGTCACCGTCCACGTCTGGGCACTGGTGCCATTGCAGTCGTAGAGCTGTACGGCCGTGCCGTTGGCGGCGGCCCCTCCGGCGACGTCCACGCACTTGCCGCCGATGCCGCGGATGGGTCCGGTCGTGGTCTGTGGTGGGGTGACCGGACCTGACTGCCCCGCCGCCCACTTGATCTCCTGGAGCAGAAGCTGATTCTGCTGACTGCTGGCGAAGGTCGACGACAGGGTGGTGTTTGTCGCGTAATCCATCGCATTGTGGCCGAAGTTGTTGTAGACCATGCGGTAGTTGCGGTTGGTCCAGACGATCGGGTAGTAGCCGCTGTACCAGGTCTGGTCGGGGTCGGTTCCGATGGGGAACGTGGACTGGTCCATGGACGCCAGAATGTCGATGGCGGGGTTGCTGCGCAGGTCGTTCGACCAGCTGTACCACTCGCTCACCGACGAGGTGATCGTGGCGGGCAGGCCCGTGGTCGCCGCGTGGGATCCGTCCTCTACGCGCAGTGTCTCGGAGGTGGGGCCCCACGTGTTGCTCTTGAACGTGCCGGTGCCGAGGAACGTGTTGTGATACCAGGGCCAGTCGCTGGTGTCGTCGTTGAAGGCGGAGACGTGGAAGCCGACGAAGCCGCCGCCACCGGCCATGTACGCCTGAAATGCCTGCTGTTGGGATGCGGTGTGCGGGTAGTCGTCCAGGAACATGACCACCTGATACGAGGCGAGGCCGGCCGCGTTGAGCCGACTCCAGTCCGTGGTGGCGGTGTAGGTGAACCCTGCCTGTGCACCTTCCTGCGGAAACCACGTGTTGGCCTCGTGGTCGAAGCTGATGTGCGCCGCGTCGTACGTACCGTTGTAGAAGGCCAGTACCTTGAACGGGGTGGCAGCGTGCGCCCGGTATGCGGGGCCGGCCTGGACGCCGAGGATCACGATGAAAAGGGCCAGAAGTCTCGATGCGGTGCGAACCAAACCCGCTCGCGCGCTGAATCCGGTCATGCAGAGGCCTTCCTCGTACAGCTCGTGGGAGTGGAGTGCCTGCCGTGCTCGATTCAGGATTCTAAATCGTGTTCATGTCAATGACTATAGGTCTGGACCAAGCATTCCTGACTGACGGGCCGATGCCGAACCGGACATCGACACCCCTACGGGCAAGTGAAGCCAGATCATGAAGACCTGCAGCACCTTCTGCGTGTCACCGCGAGCCCGCGGTCACCAAGGTCGCCGTAATGGGTTCGAGCTCGGTGATCAGTTCGTCGAGTTCGGCGCGGGACAGGGCGTCGTAGGGCGGGGTGGCGAGTTCGTCGGTGAGGGCTTCGATGCGTGCCTTGGTCGCGCGGCCATCGTCCGTGAAGTGGCCGTCGCTGTCGACGAGTCCGCGTTCGCGCAGACCGTCCATGACCACGGCCAGGCGTTCTTTCGGCAGGTGATGGATGCGTCCGAATGACTCCGGGGGGTGGATGCCCTGTTCGAGAGCGGAGAGCACGTGGGCCTCCGTACCACCGATGCGCGCGCCGACGAGAGCGGCGATGTGCCCGTCGCCGCGGTGCTCGCGCAGCATGGTCGCGGAGTGCCACAGCCGGGCGACGGGGTCGCCGGGTACCTCAAGGGTGCGCATGCCGGCGTACATCACCCGGCCATTGGTGGGGGCGCTCGTCGCGGCCTTGGTGGTCAGGTCTGCGGCTCGCACCAGGCCCGGGGAGTCGGCCAGCTCGCCGAGGATGCGCCGTAGGGAGGCCGCGCTACCCCGCTCCCGCGCGGCGACGGACGCCTCGGGCGGGATCGTCTCCCAGGCGCTGGGGATGTGCCGTGCGGCTTCCCCGTCGGCGAAGTTGTAGAAGGCTGCGTGCACGACCTGCGCCGGCACACGCCCCAGCGGCGCGGCGCGGCTGGCGAAATAGCCGTCCCAGTAGGTGCGGTGGCCGAGCGCGGCCAGTTCCTCGTTGCACTCGTCGGCGAAGAAGGTAACCAGGCAGATCGGCTCCAGGAGCTCGAACATGCGACGGGCGATCTGGGTCATCGAATGCATTCGCATCTTGCTCATCGGGTCCTCCCTTTGTCATGTGTGCCGACTTGGACCGTCCGGCACACCGAAACTCATCGCCCGAAGGAAAGGCGGCCGGGCAGAACCGCACGGGCCCGGCACGTTCAAGCTGGCATGAGACTGATCAACGATGCACACATGACGGAGCCGGGCCTGGCTTCCCCCGCCGACAGGGCAGGCCGAACAGGGCACGGAGGGCGTGCGCGGCAGGCATGCCGTCGCCGACCGCGCTGCTCAGCGCGTCTGCGGCAGGCGCTGAGTACGACCAGAACGAAATCGTCGGCCCGCTCGGCGGGAGTACCTCAGCGGTTCGTCCCTCTTTGCGGATGCTGCACGTCTTTGGCGGGACGCGCCGCCGCGTCCGTGAGAAGGGCGAAGGCCACTGCGAAACCGAGCATGGTGAAGACGCCCTTGGGCCAGAAGATGTGGCTGTCGACGAACGACCAGCAGGCGGCGAGCAGGACGGCGGCACCCGGCAGTACGCGGGCTCCATGCCGCCGCCACAGCACCGTACACGTGGCGACCGAGGCCACGGCCAGTCCGTAGACTCCGGTTCGGCCCAACTCGTCACCGGTCGCGAACAGTTGTCGGGCGGCCCCATGGACACCATGGTCCACCACGGTGCCGGCGGAGATGCCGGCCACCGCGTCCAGACCGGAGTAGTACGCGGCGAAACAGAGGCACCCGGCCCAGGCGAGCAGTGTCAAAGCGCCCTCCGCATCAGGACGTGGTCTGCCCCACATA
Above is a genomic segment from Streptomyces sp. SLBN-31 containing:
- a CDS encoding ABC transporter ATP-binding protein; translated protein: MIAARGLVKTYPLPSGEVTALGGVDLRVAAGEFVAVVGRSGSGKTTLLNLLAGIDRPTAGEILLAGTAVHTLRGSQLAAWRGRCIGLVFQFFQLLPTLTVAENVMLPMDLCHTFPARQRRGRALELLAEVGIREQADKLPSALSGGQQQRAAIARALANEPPVLLADEPTGNLDSATSDSVLDLFAHLAAEGRTVLMVTHERDLSRHATRQITLADGRVLKDTATRSARQDVAS
- a CDS encoding ABC transporter permease — translated: MTRLRLRKLGRDVWATRSRVAMMTIAIAVSVLAVTAFLSARAIIGREITRNYQATRPASATLHIPGGVGAAVLSAVRAEPGVLDATARGTLQARVKVGDGPWRTMVLFTADRADPQRINTVAVESGSWPPPKGTLLLERTALAFLGVSPGQRVTVEAPGGTPTPMTVAGSVHDGGVAPAAQEQTAYGYATTTALTFLGRPPTLDQLRIVVGDHSTVSTSSPTIDRTAQRVATRLKALGHPVSSIDIPPPGRHPHQGQMVMVGFVLLAFGLMALLLASILVATMLGGMLTAQIRQIGAMKAVGARTGQILRTYLALAAAIAVTATALALVPGLALGRALAEQGARLLNLDITTESVPAWVYAVALGAGIGVPLLVALVPLLRGSRITVRQAIDDHGADSAAPGGLLDRVLTRLRGPSRTQMMALRNMFRRRGRLVLSVGLLAVAGTMFLTGLNTAGGWSSLVAQSIGQRHYDIEIRLDKPYPADRLTALARATQGVSDAEAWGRTAATVHTAGRIDVAHVYPDEAHDSFTVLAPPADTRLTRLPLVAGRWLRPDDTDAVVLNSLVPAQQAPGTTVGDTVTVTVAGHPVTRRVVGIVSDFGTLGAAYVTDRDFATVTGTPGRTEMLRVVTDRHDAVSRQVVLDRLDDALTRAGTGIQQATTIDTLRVALDGHVLVLADALIALAVVMGFVGLLGLASALSTSVLERTREFGVLRTLGATASAIRAVVVTEGVLTATLSLLLATVVTLPLTRVFGDFIGTQAFRQDLPFVFSFPALVLWSLLTLAGAAAAGVAAARRATRTTVREALVSL
- a CDS encoding TetR/AcrR family transcriptional regulator, giving the protein MVTRLDRRVRRTQQALQRALLQLMAEKGYESVTIQDIIDRADVGRSTFYNHYANKDELLKDGFADLRSLIDRASPSGAAAPDRGALRFSLPFLQHIHEQRTLAQAIFTESGLRLVLKHIEELLADVVRDEIPATPPHGVPREAVVRFVVASHLACLQWWLTESPDSTPEEIDEIFRTLTQPGIEADGQ
- a CDS encoding SCO6745 family protein, translated to MSKMRMHSMTQIARRMFELLEPICLVTFFADECNEELAALGHRTYWDGYFASRAAPLGRVPAQVVHAAFYNFADGEAARHIPSAWETIPPEASVAARERGSAASLRRILGELADSPGLVRAADLTTKAATSAPTNGRVMYAGMRTLEVPGDPVARLWHSATMLREHRGDGHIAALVGARIGGTEAHVLSALEQGIHPPESFGRIHHLPKERLAVVMDGLRERGLVDSDGHFTDDGRATKARIEALTDELATPPYDALSRAELDELITELEPITATLVTAGSR
- a CDS encoding ThuA domain-containing protein, producing MTGFSARAGLVRTASRLLALFIVILGVQAGPAYRAHAATPFKVLAFYNGTYDAAHISFDHEANTWFPQEGAQAGFTYTATTDWSRLNAAGLASYQVVMFLDDYPHTASQQQAFQAYMAGGGGFVGFHVSAFNDDTSDWPWYHNTFLGTGTFKSNTWGPTSETLRVEDGSHAATTGLPATITSSVSEWYSWSNDLRSNPAIDILASMDQSTFPIGTDPDQTWYSGYYPIVWTNRNYRMVYNNFGHNAMDYATNTTLSSTFASSQQNQLLLQEIKWAAGQSGPVTPPQTTTGPIRGIGGKCVDVAGGAAANGTAVQLYDCNGTSAQTWTVTGSGTLTALGKCMDVTAAGTANGTKVQLYDCNGTGSQTWQPQANGALLNPQSGKCLDATGQSSADGTRLQIWSCTGAPNQNWTLPS
- a CDS encoding DUF1326 domain-containing protein, whose translation is MTEQATPATRWHITGDWFDVCKCAIPCPCTFAQPPTYGDCEGVLAWHIREGHYGDVRLDDLNVLMLASFTGNIWSGEHTDPYGAVFLDERADEPQRGALGAVFGGQAGGWPAQFVEMFHGEMRGMDFTPVRIEIDEDLAGWRAEIPGRVTATAEALAGPTSPDGARVQLHNAPGAEVGPGQVATWGRATVDRADAFGFSWDRSGKSSKHFPFDWSGPD
- a CDS encoding DUF2182 domain-containing protein; this translates as MLSWKEPQENTSMRHSRSSAVVAGRSVAPTGPGGGLLPTRDLAAAWFLVILIAVPAWVLTIGQARDMGIEPGTMGMALPLFLVLWVTMMAAMMLPSMAPVAITWVRGIGRQSSGWTRTARTGEFAAGYLLVWTAFGLLAYAALAFTGALVDDHPTAGRWIGSVAFLLAGLYQLGPLKNVCLRHCRDPLAHLVHYSGFRGPARDLRVGLHHGVYCVGCCAGLMVVLVPLGVMNVAAMAGLAVVIFVEKLWSRGLHLARGVGVVFLILAVLAPFQDWLLPGLRDSMPLMDM